In Verrucomicrobiales bacterium, a single window of DNA contains:
- a CDS encoding cytochrome c encodes MALFLLGVAVASVQGANGDAIFLKHCALCHGKDGKAQNPAARKLGVKDLSESKATDAEIVKQVTEGKKDDRGNLKMPGFREKLTGEEIQSLVVLVKRFRR; translated from the coding sequence ATGGCGCTCTTTCTCTTAGGCGTCGCGGTTGCCTCCGTTCAAGGCGCCAATGGCGATGCGATTTTCCTGAAACACTGCGCGTTGTGCCATGGGAAAGACGGGAAGGCTCAGAATCCTGCTGCTCGGAAGCTGGGCGTCAAAGACCTGTCGGAGAGTAAGGCGACGGACGCCGAGATCGTGAAACAGGTGACCGAAGGAAAAAAGGACGACCGCGGGAATCTGAAAATGCCCGGGTTTCGGGAAAAGCTCACTGGTGAAGAGATCCAATCGCTGGTCGTCCTAGTGAAACGGTTTCGAAGATGA
- a CDS encoding purine-nucleoside phosphorylase, whose protein sequence is MNPSRARGLQSSAKLIRDHLLPGTKLALVLGSGFQPVTAALQVRSELGYHLLRGFPKPSVPGHAGRLLCGTLGGAPVAVLSGRAHYYEGHSLWDVTFPIRALAAAGIQAILLTNAAGGIKRTLRPGTFMRLTDHINFLGENPLRGGAADGASRFVDLSQTYDPGLADLLVQAARTAKVRLHSGVYLAVSGPSYETPAEIRAFRRWGADAVGMSTVPEAIVARSLGMRVAGLSCITNAAAGLSVKPISHDEVIECGRAAGRQATELLSRFACLYAQA, encoded by the coding sequence ATGAATCCCTCCCGAGCACGGGGACTCCAGTCCTCCGCGAAGCTGATCCGAGATCACCTGCTCCCGGGAACCAAGCTCGCCCTGGTGCTGGGCAGTGGTTTTCAGCCGGTGACAGCCGCGCTCCAAGTCCGCTCCGAGTTGGGCTATCATCTGCTGCGCGGTTTTCCCAAGCCATCCGTCCCCGGCCACGCCGGACGCCTCCTGTGCGGCACGCTGGGAGGAGCACCGGTGGCCGTGCTGAGCGGGCGAGCCCACTACTACGAAGGACACTCGCTGTGGGACGTAACTTTTCCGATCCGTGCCCTGGCCGCAGCGGGAATTCAAGCCATCTTGCTCACGAACGCGGCTGGCGGCATCAAACGGACCCTGCGCCCGGGCACATTCATGCGCCTGACGGACCACATCAACTTCCTGGGCGAGAATCCCCTCCGCGGAGGTGCAGCCGATGGTGCCAGCCGGTTCGTGGACCTAAGCCAGACCTACGATCCGGGACTGGCGGACCTGCTAGTCCAGGCAGCCCGGACCGCCAAGGTGCGGCTGCACTCCGGGGTCTATCTTGCCGTCTCTGGACCGAGCTACGAAACACCCGCTGAAATCCGGGCGTTTCGACGCTGGGGAGCCGACGCGGTCGGCATGAGCACGGTTCCGGAAGCGATCGTGGCCCGCAGTCTGGGAATGCGCGTGGCCGGCCTATCTTGCATCACGAATGCCGCGGCAGGACTCAGCGTGAAGCCCATTTCCCACGACGAAGTGATCGAGTGCGGCCGGGCGGCAGGCCGGCAGGCCACTGAGTTGCTATCTCGATTCGCTTGTCTCTATGCTCAAGCCTGA
- a CDS encoding Gfo/Idh/MocA family oxidoreductase, translating to MSTSSLFPLSSRRRFLRTTAVSSLAFPFVSRLPVLGANEKLSIAAIGAGGKGGVDIGYCKSENVVALCDVDQKNAASTFQAFPQARTFKDFRVMLEKEGKNIDAVTISTPDHTHFHAAVLAMQLRKHVYLQKPLTHTIWEARTLTQLARKHKVVTQMGNQGHSQVDSRRLVELIQAGVAGDIQEVHVWTDRPIWPQGHDRPKAAAVPEHLDWDLWLGPAPYRPFHEGCVPFNWRAFWDFGTGALGDMGCHNMDLAFFALGLRDPRAVEATSSGVNSETAPAWSIITYEFPKSGRRGPVKLVWYDGGKKPSPALAKSKELPGNGCIMVGSKDSLYVPNYWGKGTFTSGATMEDYASVSPKLPRLPGADKDNDAAQHLEWIQACKGAGKTLSNFEYAGPMTEAVLLGNVALRAGKRIEWDAKRLQVTNAPEANQYIRTEYRKGWEYQG from the coding sequence ATGAGCACATCGTCCCTCTTCCCACTCTCCTCCCGTCGTCGGTTTCTACGCACCACGGCCGTGAGCTCTCTGGCTTTTCCGTTTGTCTCTCGCCTGCCGGTTCTGGGCGCCAATGAAAAGCTAAGCATCGCGGCCATCGGCGCCGGCGGAAAAGGCGGGGTGGACATCGGCTACTGCAAATCCGAGAACGTGGTCGCGCTCTGCGATGTCGATCAGAAGAATGCCGCGAGCACCTTTCAAGCGTTCCCCCAGGCCAGGACGTTCAAGGACTTCAGAGTCATGCTGGAAAAGGAAGGCAAGAACATCGACGCCGTCACCATCTCGACTCCTGACCACACGCATTTCCATGCGGCTGTGCTCGCGATGCAGCTCCGGAAACATGTCTACCTGCAGAAGCCCCTGACGCACACGATCTGGGAAGCTAGAACTCTCACCCAGCTTGCCCGGAAGCACAAAGTCGTCACTCAGATGGGCAATCAGGGACACTCTCAAGTCGACTCGCGTCGCCTGGTGGAACTGATTCAAGCGGGGGTGGCGGGCGACATCCAAGAGGTGCATGTCTGGACCGACCGGCCGATCTGGCCGCAGGGTCACGATCGCCCCAAAGCAGCCGCCGTGCCCGAACATCTGGATTGGGACCTCTGGCTCGGACCGGCGCCCTACCGCCCTTTTCACGAAGGCTGCGTCCCGTTCAATTGGCGGGCGTTCTGGGACTTTGGCACCGGTGCTCTAGGCGACATGGGATGCCACAACATGGATCTCGCGTTCTTCGCCCTCGGTTTGCGCGACCCTCGCGCAGTCGAAGCGACGTCCTCCGGAGTGAACTCCGAGACGGCGCCAGCCTGGTCCATCATCACCTATGAATTTCCGAAATCTGGCCGCCGCGGCCCGGTGAAGCTGGTGTGGTATGACGGTGGAAAAAAGCCTTCCCCCGCTCTCGCAAAATCCAAAGAGCTCCCCGGCAACGGCTGCATCATGGTTGGCAGCAAGGACAGCCTCTATGTGCCAAACTATTGGGGCAAGGGAACGTTCACCTCCGGCGCCACAATGGAAGACTATGCGAGTGTTTCTCCGAAGCTCCCGCGACTCCCAGGAGCCGACAAGGACAACGATGCCGCCCAACATCTGGAATGGATCCAAGCCTGCAAAGGAGCCGGCAAAACTCTCTCGAACTTTGAGTATGCCGGCCCGATGACCGAAGCCGTGCTCCTGGGCAATGTGGCCCTGCGCGCCGGTAAACGGATCGAATGGGATGCGAAGCGCCTCCAGGTGACCAACGCGCCCGAGGCCAACCAATACATCCGAACCGAGTATCGCAAAGGATGGGAATACCAAGGCTGA
- the moeB gene encoding molybdopterin-synthase adenylyltransferase MoeB: protein MQLSNDEIRRYSRHLILPEVGMAGQKKICSTSVLCIGAGGLGSPIAMYLAAAGIGKIGIVDFDTVDFSNLQRQLLHGTSDVGRPKAESAKETIAQLNPGVEVVIHNTRLTSENAMEIIAQYDIVVDGTDNFPTRYLTNDACVLLKKPNVYGSIFRFDGQASVFAPHLGGPCYRCLYPEPPPPGMVPSCAEGGVLGVLPGIIGCIQATEILKLALAKGSSLIGRLMLFNALDMKFRELKLRRDPKCPLCGEKPTIHGLIDYEQFCGIPAEPATPTSNPDEVTVQDMKKALDDPKLNIKVVDVRDPDEWQICHVNGVQLIPLGSLPQRFTELDPNQAIYLHCKGGVRSMKALNFLKEQGFKYAKSVKGGITAWADEIDHSVAKY, encoded by the coding sequence ATGCAACTCAGTAACGACGAAATTCGACGATATTCGCGACACCTTATCCTCCCCGAGGTGGGCATGGCTGGGCAGAAGAAAATCTGCTCCACCAGCGTGCTTTGCATTGGGGCGGGCGGCCTAGGATCTCCCATCGCCATGTATCTGGCGGCTGCCGGTATCGGGAAGATCGGCATCGTGGACTTCGATACCGTTGATTTTTCCAATCTGCAGCGCCAGCTCCTCCATGGGACGAGCGACGTCGGCCGACCCAAGGCTGAATCTGCCAAGGAGACCATCGCACAATTGAATCCTGGGGTGGAGGTGGTGATCCACAACACTCGGCTGACCAGCGAGAACGCGATGGAGATCATCGCTCAGTATGACATCGTGGTAGATGGCACCGATAACTTTCCGACCCGCTACCTCACGAACGATGCCTGCGTTCTGCTCAAGAAGCCGAACGTCTACGGCTCGATCTTTCGCTTCGATGGCCAGGCGAGCGTCTTCGCTCCTCATCTGGGCGGACCCTGCTACCGCTGTCTCTATCCGGAACCGCCGCCTCCGGGCATGGTGCCGAGCTGCGCGGAAGGTGGCGTGCTCGGTGTCCTTCCGGGGATCATTGGTTGCATCCAAGCCACTGAGATTTTGAAATTGGCTCTGGCCAAGGGAAGCTCCCTTATCGGGCGCCTGATGCTGTTCAACGCTCTCGACATGAAGTTCCGCGAGCTAAAGCTGCGTCGCGATCCGAAATGCCCGCTTTGCGGTGAGAAGCCCACGATTCACGGGCTGATCGACTATGAGCAGTTCTGCGGCATCCCGGCCGAGCCCGCGACTCCGACCTCCAACCCGGACGAGGTGACCGTTCAGGACATGAAGAAGGCCTTGGACGATCCGAAGCTGAACATCAAGGTGGTCGACGTTCGCGATCCCGACGAGTGGCAGATCTGTCACGTCAACGGAGTGCAGCTCATTCCGCTCGGCTCCTTGCCCCAGCGCTTTACGGAGCTAGATCCCAACCAGGCCATTTACCTCCACTGCAAGGGCGGGGTTCGCTCGATGAAGGCTCTGAACTTCCTCAAGGAACAGGGGTTCAAATATGCCAAAAGCGTGAAGGGTGGCATTACGGCCTGGGCGGATGAGATCGACCACTCCGTGGCTAAGTACTGA
- a CDS encoding substrate-binding domain-containing protein produces MGIPRLRIIQAWALAIASIGCFCVLWGCGQQRPSGLTVYASQDQVYAEPLLRRFTERTRVPVQAIYDSEAVKTVGLANRLLAERDRPLADVFWSNEEFRTRQLAAAGVFRKTNGWVAFGQRSRQWVIHTQAIAQAQISETVPASLLELTNSRWRGKVAMASPLFGSTATHFCVLRQRWGEEIWKQWCAGLSRNELILTEGNSMVVRLVARGQALIGLTDSDDIAAGQREGWPVRGVSLGAEGWRMPNTVGIIRGSRRPAQAQELMDYLRSAESLAFLEGAAALEPATHSEALQPTVDWAALLRDLPTTTHLLRSIFLR; encoded by the coding sequence ATGGGAATACCAAGGCTGAGGATCATCCAGGCCTGGGCTCTCGCCATCGCATCCATCGGGTGCTTTTGCGTTCTCTGGGGATGTGGGCAACAGAGACCGTCAGGCCTCACCGTCTACGCCTCTCAGGATCAGGTCTACGCGGAGCCCTTGCTCCGACGGTTTACCGAACGCACTCGCGTCCCCGTTCAAGCCATCTACGACAGCGAGGCGGTCAAGACGGTCGGGCTGGCCAATCGGCTGCTAGCCGAACGCGATCGTCCTTTGGCCGACGTCTTCTGGAGCAATGAAGAATTTCGAACGCGCCAACTCGCCGCGGCCGGGGTGTTTCGGAAGACCAATGGATGGGTGGCCTTCGGTCAACGAAGCCGCCAATGGGTGATCCACACGCAGGCCATCGCCCAGGCCCAAATCTCAGAGACTGTCCCAGCCTCCCTGCTCGAACTCACCAACAGCCGCTGGCGCGGAAAAGTGGCCATGGCTTCGCCGCTCTTCGGATCCACCGCGACACATTTCTGTGTGCTGCGCCAGAGGTGGGGCGAGGAGATCTGGAAACAGTGGTGCGCGGGCTTGAGTCGCAATGAGCTGATCCTGACGGAGGGCAACTCAATGGTCGTCCGACTGGTAGCGCGAGGTCAGGCGCTGATCGGACTCACGGATTCGGATGATATCGCGGCGGGACAGCGGGAAGGATGGCCGGTGCGTGGAGTCTCTCTGGGAGCGGAGGGATGGCGGATGCCCAACACCGTCGGCATCATCCGAGGCAGCCGACGACCCGCTCAGGCTCAGGAGCTGATGGATTACCTCCGCTCAGCAGAATCACTCGCCTTCCTGGAGGGAGCCGCCGCCTTGGAGCCCGCCACCCACTCAGAGGCCCTTCAGCCGACCGTAGACTGGGCAGCGCTGCTGCGCGATCTTCCCACGACCACTCACCTGCTTCGCTCCATCTTCCTAAGGTGA
- a CDS encoding lamin tail domain-containing protein: MKTLDLPGAGSRPPASHAAIWFRLICLVVSMSAGTHGVCASDTGVVPPSSPYFRILCINELQSDNRFTLFDNRREADPWVELYNPGPKPLSLEDFSLSDNYYQFQRWRFPKGSVINPGQYLIVWLDGEAEQSNSDQFHCTLRLNPKGGSLALSMLIQGKPMVVDYLDYPALDTDLSYGLDQRPQLGGRYRIFAQPTPGGVNAMTPSLVINEWLVSPPRPQASWFELYNPGRETVDLTGLSLFLFGPTTQSPMFPIPKGRKIAGGGFFRVWADGNPDLNATDPSGLHVPFRLPSDTFTLQLFDQAGSLIHQVVTKVPDAKRAEARYPDGARFVGLVDLPTPGAPNVGVPRFTQIPQDHQGRASESWSWSAAAVGTLPIRFQWYFNQTPIAGATSSTLDFKSLRPSDAGFYRLEAFNVAGSTFLDLQLQVAELPRITVDAPLELPVSVGKVLRLPAGALGTGPLEFQWKRNGVNIPNANQQSYTKEIIDFEDGGSYTAVVANGAGVVLSTPVRVLIDLPVVKAADDFRDAFDLKEDPSGSLRSSNRGASQEKGEPLHDGNSGGRSVWFRWRATKDGIAAFNTRGSTFDTLLAVYTGESVNTLKKVESDDDGGAYYTSSLRFNASSRLQYYIAVDGYGGDTNDFLLHWNLNSTSLKIPEILRHPDSQTGVPGNRVQFRVVANNASAFQWLFNGNRLFGQTDDVLTLDKVDVKSIGLYSVLVTSPDRQVIQSRHARLQLGDLPREVWEDKYDPPSLPFSVPSLTGEDQAGLAEVATVSVTAGTIGSQFLNLKGAAGQPSEPPPCGVVGGYSLIQKFRLTTNATLIVDTFGSTIDTVLSIYSIGAAPPLKYVTCNRNGASSLVQFAGKSSTTYYAFIDAVKGDTNDLVQINWRCGELPWLQSVPFTNTVNSGDSFQLTTRHVAVPLVTSVQWLLDGVVIPGQNSTNLTISPAAPEHAGNYSIVLSNAMGSVTGLVANIFVSVPFQLSASPLEGQKGTDVILHGLAEQGFMVEASLDMQNWCYFYLNSIPLDPFEYVLANPEGYSKLFFRCQPWPATPPYSPTPCPLNFP; this comes from the coding sequence ATGAAGACTCTGGACCTCCCTGGAGCTGGTTCTCGGCCGCCCGCGTCCCACGCCGCGATCTGGTTCCGGTTAATCTGCCTGGTGGTTTCGATGAGTGCCGGCACCCATGGAGTCTGCGCCAGTGACACGGGAGTGGTGCCGCCTTCTTCGCCCTATTTCAGAATCCTGTGCATCAACGAGTTGCAGTCGGACAATCGTTTCACCCTTTTTGACAATCGTCGAGAAGCAGACCCTTGGGTCGAGCTCTATAATCCGGGGCCCAAGCCTCTTTCGCTCGAGGATTTTTCGCTTTCGGACAACTATTATCAGTTCCAGCGGTGGCGCTTTCCGAAGGGTTCTGTGATCAATCCAGGACAGTATCTGATCGTTTGGCTGGATGGGGAGGCCGAACAGAGCAACTCCGACCAATTCCATTGTACCCTGAGGCTCAACCCGAAGGGGGGATCTCTAGCCCTCTCCATGCTGATCCAGGGCAAGCCGATGGTCGTGGACTATCTAGACTACCCTGCCTTGGACACCGACCTCTCCTATGGGTTGGACCAACGGCCGCAACTCGGCGGACGGTATCGGATCTTCGCTCAGCCAACCCCAGGTGGGGTTAACGCCATGACCCCCTCGCTGGTGATCAACGAGTGGCTGGTGTCGCCTCCCCGGCCTCAGGCGAGCTGGTTTGAGCTCTACAATCCGGGCCGAGAAACGGTGGATCTGACCGGGCTCTCTCTCTTCCTTTTTGGTCCTACGACCCAGTCCCCTATGTTTCCGATTCCGAAGGGAAGGAAAATTGCCGGGGGGGGCTTCTTCCGGGTATGGGCCGATGGGAATCCGGATCTGAACGCGACCGATCCATCTGGTTTGCACGTTCCGTTTCGTCTGCCTAGCGACACCTTCACCTTGCAGCTCTTTGATCAAGCTGGCTCACTGATCCACCAGGTGGTCACCAAGGTCCCCGATGCCAAGCGAGCCGAGGCTCGCTATCCCGATGGGGCGCGCTTCGTTGGATTGGTGGATCTGCCTACCCCCGGTGCTCCGAATGTGGGTGTGCCGCGATTCACCCAGATTCCGCAGGATCACCAAGGTCGGGCCAGCGAGAGCTGGTCTTGGAGTGCCGCGGCCGTCGGGACCCTGCCGATTCGCTTCCAGTGGTACTTCAACCAGACGCCAATCGCCGGCGCGACCTCATCGACGCTCGACTTCAAATCGCTGCGACCCTCGGATGCGGGATTTTATCGGTTGGAGGCCTTCAACGTGGCTGGGTCGACCTTCTTGGATCTCCAGCTACAGGTAGCGGAGCTTCCGCGGATTACGGTGGATGCTCCCTTGGAGTTACCTGTTTCGGTTGGCAAAGTCCTCCGTTTGCCGGCGGGTGCGTTGGGGACAGGGCCTTTGGAGTTCCAGTGGAAGCGCAATGGCGTCAACATTCCCAATGCGAATCAGCAATCCTATACCAAGGAGATCATTGATTTTGAGGATGGCGGAAGTTACACGGCGGTGGTGGCCAATGGAGCGGGAGTGGTTCTAAGTACTCCGGTTCGAGTGCTGATAGATTTACCGGTGGTGAAGGCGGCCGACGATTTTCGCGATGCCTTCGATCTGAAGGAGGATCCCAGCGGCTCTTTGCGGAGTTCCAATCGCGGGGCCTCCCAGGAAAAGGGGGAACCGCTTCACGATGGGAATTCGGGCGGTCGTTCCGTCTGGTTTCGCTGGCGTGCGACGAAGGACGGAATCGCGGCCTTCAACACGCGTGGCAGCACCTTTGACACGCTGCTGGCGGTTTATACGGGGGAGAGCGTCAACACGCTCAAGAAGGTGGAGAGCGATGACGATGGCGGGGCTTACTACACCAGTTCCTTGCGTTTCAACGCCTCGTCTCGTTTGCAGTATTACATCGCGGTGGATGGTTATGGCGGGGACACCAACGATTTCCTGCTTCACTGGAACCTGAATTCCACGAGCCTGAAGATTCCTGAGATTCTGAGGCATCCTGATAGTCAGACGGGTGTTCCGGGCAACCGTGTTCAGTTCAGAGTCGTGGCGAACAACGCCTCGGCGTTTCAGTGGCTCTTCAATGGCAACCGGCTATTCGGGCAAACGGACGATGTATTGACCCTGGACAAGGTGGATGTGAAGTCGATCGGCCTTTACTCGGTGCTGGTCACCAGCCCGGACCGCCAGGTAATTCAAAGCCGTCATGCGCGCCTTCAGTTGGGAGACTTGCCTCGAGAGGTGTGGGAGGACAAGTACGACCCTCCCTCTCTGCCGTTTTCGGTTCCCAGCCTGACGGGTGAGGACCAAGCCGGGTTGGCGGAAGTCGCCACGGTCTCGGTGACCGCCGGGACGATTGGTTCTCAGTTCCTCAATCTCAAAGGGGCCGCTGGCCAGCCGAGCGAACCACCTCCCTGCGGTGTGGTCGGGGGGTATTCCTTGATCCAAAAGTTTCGCCTGACGACTAACGCCACCCTCATCGTGGACACCTTTGGGAGCACTATCGACACCGTGCTCTCGATCTATTCCATCGGAGCCGCGCCTCCGCTGAAGTATGTGACCTGCAACCGCAATGGGGCGAGCAGCCTGGTGCAGTTCGCGGGGAAATCGAGCACCACGTATTACGCCTTTATTGATGCCGTTAAGGGGGACACCAACGATCTGGTCCAGATCAATTGGCGCTGTGGGGAGCTGCCTTGGTTGCAATCGGTCCCGTTCACAAACACCGTCAACTCGGGCGACTCGTTTCAGCTCACCACGCGTCATGTCGCCGTTCCTCTGGTGACCAGTGTCCAGTGGCTGCTGGACGGCGTTGTGATTCCAGGTCAGAACTCCACCAATCTAACGATTTCACCCGCGGCACCGGAGCATGCCGGCAATTATTCCATCGTGCTTAGCAACGCCATGGGATCGGTGACAGGTTTGGTCGCCAATATTTTTGTCAGCGTCCCGTTCCAGCTCTCCGCCAGTCCGCTGGAAGGGCAGAAGGGAACCGACGTAATCCTGCATGGACTGGCCGAGCAAGGGTTCATGGTGGAAGCGTCGCTGGACATGCAGAATTGGTGCTACTTCTATCTTAACTCGATTCCTCTCGACCCCTTCGAGTATGTGCTCGCGAATCCGGAAGGTTATTCCAAGCTCTTCTTCCGCTGCCAGCCCTGGCCGGCTACTCCACCGTATTCTCCGACCCCTTGTCCTCTAAATTTTCCCTAG
- a CDS encoding heme-binding protein, producing MKSPLSLLSLTVTSLAFLAMPFNLASDPLPSLPAFSRTSGLSIDYRVLPSHRELQEALRKVVRDGNNGGFALNMWVTVVNRDGVVLGVAFSGGNRGDQWPGSRVISAQKANAANAFSLPKLALSTANLYSAVQPGGSLYGLADSNPVNTDAAYSGSALLYGTDCDPMVGKRIGGINTFGGGLPLYDRDGRLIGALGVSGDTSCADHIIAWKLRHALNFDNVPAGVSATKDDNIVHDLKKDEYGHPVSASGWGHPTVGDEAKRIAEALPRTHPVGPQR from the coding sequence ATGAAATCACCCCTCTCATTGCTTTCTTTGACAGTCACAAGCCTGGCTTTCCTCGCAATGCCATTCAACCTGGCGAGCGACCCCCTTCCCTCCTTGCCTGCCTTCTCTCGAACCAGCGGACTCTCCATCGATTACCGGGTGCTTCCCTCGCACCGAGAACTCCAAGAAGCCCTGCGAAAAGTCGTTCGCGATGGCAATAATGGCGGCTTCGCTCTGAACATGTGGGTCACGGTGGTCAATCGTGACGGCGTGGTCCTGGGAGTTGCTTTCTCGGGCGGCAACCGAGGCGATCAATGGCCGGGCAGCCGGGTGATCTCCGCCCAAAAGGCCAACGCTGCCAATGCCTTCAGCCTGCCCAAACTCGCGCTCTCCACCGCCAATCTCTATTCCGCAGTTCAACCGGGCGGGAGTCTCTACGGACTGGCCGATAGCAACCCGGTTAACACCGACGCGGCCTACTCCGGGTCAGCTCTCCTGTATGGCACCGATTGCGATCCGATGGTCGGCAAACGCATCGGCGGAATCAACACGTTCGGGGGTGGCTTGCCTCTCTACGACCGGGACGGAAGGCTCATTGGAGCACTCGGTGTCAGCGGTGACACCTCCTGCGCCGATCACATCATCGCGTGGAAACTTCGACACGCCCTGAATTTTGACAACGTGCCCGCCGGAGTCAGCGCCACCAAGGACGATAACATCGTTCACGATCTCAAGAAGGATGAGTACGGACACCCCGTCAGTGCGAGTGGCTGGGGACACCCCACCGTCGGGGACGAGGCCAAGCGAATCGCCGAAGCTCTGCCCAGGACTCATCCCGTCGGCCCGCAACGATAG